A single region of the Cyanobacteria bacterium FACHB-DQ100 genome encodes:
- a CDS encoding alpha/beta hydrolase has protein sequence MFIPPGFGTRSLNTSLGQIVYYTAEEKLWSQNSASEPLVFLHALGGGSSAYEWSKVYPAFAADYRVLAPDLIGWGRSAHPARNYRIDDYVQTIAEFIKQTCDAPTTVIASGLTAAFTVRAAVEHPELFKSLILVTAAGLNDFGRNYSENLFAQIIKIPILDRFFYSAGVATEAGIRGFLEQRQFANRDRVYPEIAQAYLQSAQQPNAEYAALAFVRGDLSFDLAQYIPKLTTPTALLWGQKTEYTNPELGERFAQLNPTAILSSETVEEGRLTPHLELPAVAIGLIRKYLTLLNSSGEQQMTHHIETTDLDSTLHLLQQDLSAADPAVAIALIERWEMQLQDTPIFGKLSELKQAILESRTTTIAALLEELGQATCATAAQDQEAAKVDQLGQMLTQAGRSLHNELPTP, from the coding sequence ATGTTTATACCACCTGGATTTGGAACACGATCGCTGAATACTTCGCTTGGTCAGATCGTGTACTACACTGCCGAAGAAAAGCTTTGGAGCCAAAACTCTGCTTCAGAACCATTGGTATTTCTCCATGCACTAGGCGGAGGTTCTTCGGCTTATGAATGGTCAAAGGTCTATCCAGCGTTTGCTGCTGACTATCGAGTTTTAGCACCGGACTTGATCGGATGGGGACGATCGGCGCATCCTGCCCGAAACTATCGCATCGATGATTATGTACAAACGATCGCCGAATTTATCAAGCAAACGTGCGATGCTCCAACTACAGTGATTGCGTCAGGACTGACCGCAGCTTTCACGGTTCGAGCCGCGGTGGAACATCCCGAATTGTTTAAGTCGCTGATTCTCGTCACTGCGGCGGGGTTAAATGATTTTGGACGGAATTACAGCGAGAATCTGTTTGCTCAAATCATCAAAATTCCGATTCTCGATCGGTTCTTCTACAGCGCTGGAGTGGCAACTGAAGCAGGAATTCGAGGATTTTTAGAGCAACGGCAATTTGCGAACCGCGATCGCGTCTATCCCGAAATTGCTCAAGCTTATTTGCAATCTGCACAACAGCCAAACGCAGAATATGCAGCCCTTGCCTTTGTGCGCGGCGACTTAAGCTTTGATTTGGCGCAGTACATTCCTAAGCTCACCACACCAACTGCTTTGCTTTGGGGACAAAAGACCGAATATACCAACCCAGAGTTGGGAGAGCGCTTTGCTCAGCTCAATCCCACTGCAATTCTTAGTTCTGAGACGGTTGAAGAGGGTCGGCTCACGCCGCATCTTGAACTGCCGGCGGTTGCGATCGGACTAATTCGGAAGTACCTCACACTGCTCAATTCATCAGGAGAACAGCAAATGACTCATCACATCGAAACCACTGATTTAGATTCAACCCTTCATCTGCTCCAACAAGATCTCAGTGCGGCTGATCCTGCGGTTGCCATTGCGTTGATTGAGCGCTGGGAAATGCAGCTGCAAGATACTCCCATATTTGGAAAGCTGAGTGAACTGAAGCAAGCCATTCTAGAATCACGTACAACCACGATCGCGGCACTGCTGGAAGAATTAGGTCAAGCGACTTGTGCAACTGCTGCTCAGGATCAAGAAGCCGCAAAAGTTGATCAGTTGGGACAGATGCTCACCCAAGCAGGTCGATCGCTGCACAATGAGCTGCCAACACCCTAA
- a CDS encoding alpha/beta hydrolase has protein sequence MASTILTRNHVTIHGQGDQPMLFAHGFGCDQNMWRFVTPDLENAHKLVLFDYVGSGKSDLNAYNIERYSNLNGYVEDVLEICEALNLTDVIFVGHSVSSIIGILASIQAPQYFSRLILVCPSPCYINDLPDYLGGFARSDIEGLLDLMEKNYIGWANFLAPMIMQNKERPELINELETSFCSTDPVIAHRFAEVTFFSDNRRDLLKVSIPSLILQCSEDAIAPIEVGQYVHRYLPRSELRIMQATGHCPHMSHPQESLDLIKDYLATTYVI, from the coding sequence GTGGCTTCAACAATTCTTACGCGCAATCATGTAACGATACATGGGCAGGGTGACCAGCCAATGCTGTTTGCTCATGGGTTTGGGTGTGATCAGAATATGTGGCGATTTGTAACACCAGACCTTGAGAACGCTCATAAGCTAGTCTTATTCGATTATGTCGGCTCTGGAAAATCTGATTTGAATGCTTACAACATTGAGCGCTACAGCAACCTCAATGGCTATGTTGAAGATGTGCTTGAAATCTGTGAGGCACTAAATCTAACTGATGTGATTTTCGTCGGGCATTCGGTGAGCAGCATCATTGGTATATTGGCATCGATTCAAGCGCCTCAATACTTCAGCCGTCTGATTCTTGTTTGCCCCTCTCCTTGCTACATCAATGACTTGCCCGATTACTTGGGAGGATTTGCTCGATCAGATATCGAGGGACTCCTAGACCTAATGGAGAAAAATTACATCGGCTGGGCTAATTTTCTGGCTCCAATGATCATGCAAAATAAGGAGCGCCCTGAGCTTATTAATGAGCTTGAAACCAGTTTTTGTTCAACCGATCCCGTGATTGCTCACCGTTTTGCTGAAGTCACCTTCTTTTCTGATAATCGCCGCGATTTGCTGAAAGTGAGCATTCCATCCCTCATCCTACAGTGTTCAGAAGACGCGATCGCGCCGATTGAGGTTGGTCAGTATGTGCACCGCTATTTGCCTAGAAGTGAACTCCGAATCATGCAAGCGACAGGGCATTGCCCGCATATGAGCCACCCGCAGGAAAGCCTTGATCTGATTAAAGACTATCTAGCAACAACCTATGTAATCTAA
- a CDS encoding GAF domain-containing protein, which yields MRSMQSDCVTLGASYPLDGALNTAPCGFLTFTEDSRIVVVNATLLHLLGYELDELRGQQIEVILPIASRIFYQTHFFPLLKLHGKVEEVYISMKSKQGDALPILLNAVRREHADVTVNDCVCVLMHQRNRYEDELLQAKKDAEVAICAQKQTNALLQQSQIELERKQTELSELNAKLEELVQQRTAQLQQALEFEALLKRITDKVRDSLDEQEILRSAVRELAQGLGTLCCDTGIYSADQTTSTIVYEVSHVLAPAQEPTMSLSNSPHAGVFQRLLQGQVSQFCDITSDSVRPDQRFLVVLACPLMDDQGVLGDLWLFKPCEAEFNEQEVRLVQQVANQCAIALRQSRLYRAVQVQVEELARLNRLKDDFLSTVSHELRTPISSMKMAIQMLDIRLRPLGLLNSQTNSISRYFQILQTECEREISLINDLLDLTRIDSGAEPLNLTSIQFKSWINQVAVPFLQRTADQEQHLKLSIPDDLPLFTTDLVCLERILTELLHNAFKYTPPSETITIAARLETDNLNTAFLIEVSNSGVEIPVIEHDRIFDKFYRIPKHDPWKHGGTGLGLSLVKKLVARLGGIIWVESGDRLTKFILQFPLNQQA from the coding sequence ATGCGATCTATGCAATCTGATTGTGTGACATTAGGAGCCAGTTACCCCTTGGATGGAGCGCTGAATACTGCACCCTGTGGCTTTCTCACGTTCACCGAAGATAGTAGAATTGTGGTAGTTAATGCGACGCTGCTGCACTTACTCGGCTATGAGCTAGACGAACTACGAGGACAGCAGATAGAAGTCATTTTGCCGATCGCTAGTCGCATTTTCTATCAAACCCATTTCTTCCCGCTGCTCAAGCTGCACGGCAAGGTAGAGGAAGTCTACATCTCCATGAAGTCTAAACAGGGAGATGCGCTTCCTATCTTGCTCAATGCAGTGCGTCGGGAACATGCGGATGTGACTGTAAATGATTGTGTCTGCGTCCTGATGCACCAGCGAAATCGATACGAGGATGAACTGCTCCAGGCAAAAAAAGATGCAGAAGTAGCAATCTGTGCTCAAAAGCAGACAAATGCTTTGTTGCAGCAATCTCAAATCGAATTGGAGCGAAAACAAACCGAATTATCGGAACTCAATGCAAAGCTTGAGGAGTTGGTTCAGCAACGAACGGCTCAACTTCAGCAAGCCTTAGAGTTTGAAGCGCTTCTAAAACGCATTACCGATAAAGTGCGGGATAGTTTAGATGAACAAGAGATTCTACGATCGGCAGTGCGAGAACTAGCACAAGGGTTAGGAACGCTTTGCTGTGACACGGGCATTTACAGCGCAGATCAGACGACCTCAACCATTGTTTACGAGGTCAGTCACGTCCTTGCACCCGCTCAAGAACCAACCATGTCACTCTCAAACAGTCCTCATGCTGGAGTTTTCCAACGTCTGCTACAGGGACAAGTGAGCCAGTTTTGCGATATTACGTCTGATTCAGTGCGACCCGATCAGCGGTTCCTGGTTGTGCTTGCCTGTCCCTTGATGGATGACCAAGGAGTATTAGGTGATCTTTGGCTGTTTAAGCCTTGTGAAGCAGAGTTTAACGAGCAAGAAGTCCGATTAGTTCAACAAGTTGCCAATCAGTGCGCGATCGCGCTACGCCAGTCACGTCTCTATCGGGCGGTTCAGGTACAGGTAGAAGAACTCGCTCGGCTGAACCGCCTGAAGGATGACTTTCTCAGTACGGTCTCTCATGAACTGCGAACACCAATTTCTAGCATGAAGATGGCGATTCAAATGCTCGATATCCGTTTGCGCCCGTTGGGCTTGCTGAACTCACAAACGAATTCGATTAGCCGCTACTTTCAAATTCTACAGACGGAATGTGAACGAGAGATTAGTCTGATCAATGACCTACTAGATTTGACTCGAATTGATTCTGGCGCAGAACCCTTGAACCTCACGTCGATTCAGTTCAAATCTTGGATTAATCAGGTTGCTGTCCCCTTTCTTCAACGCACCGCCGATCAAGAGCAACACCTAAAGCTCTCAATTCCCGATGATCTGCCCCTCTTCACAACAGATCTGGTGTGTCTAGAACGAATCCTGACCGAGTTACTGCACAATGCCTTCAAATATACGCCCCCCAGCGAGACCATTACGATCGCAGCCCGCTTAGAAACAGACAATCTCAATACTGCTTTCCTGATTGAAGTGAGCAATTCAGGGGTCGAAATTCCTGTAATAGAGCACGATCGCATCTTCGATAAGTTCTATCGGATTCCCAAACATGATCCGTGGAAGCATGGCGGCACAGGATTGGGTCTATCCTTAGTCAAGAAATTAGTCGCTCGACTGGGTGGAATCATCTGGGTTGAGAGCGGCGATCGTCTTACGAAATTCATCCTGCAATTCCCACTGAATCAGCAAGCCTGA
- a CDS encoding nuclear transport factor 2 family protein, producing MQSLQQAEATKTVDSLVELFAENADLSNLAMHEPIRGKEAIRQFWQNYLSVFEQIRSHFTHTSEGSGTIALEWTSEGTLSSGEPIRYRGVSILETQAGQVQHFRTYYDSAAFLPQGAKA from the coding sequence ATGCAAAGCTTACAGCAGGCAGAAGCGACGAAAACAGTCGATTCCTTAGTAGAATTGTTTGCCGAGAATGCAGACTTAAGCAATCTGGCAATGCACGAACCGATTCGGGGAAAAGAAGCAATTCGGCAGTTTTGGCAGAACTATCTATCCGTGTTCGAGCAAATCCGCTCTCACTTTACGCATACCAGCGAAGGCAGTGGGACGATCGCGCTAGAGTGGACTTCTGAAGGCACACTGTCTTCTGGTGAACCGATTCGATATCGAGGTGTGAGCATCCTTGAAACTCAAGCCGGACAAGTGCAGCATTTTCGGACGTACTATGATTCTGCTGCTTTTCTGCCACAGGGTGCAAAAGCATAA
- a CDS encoding TldD/PmbA family protein: MLENSFNQLVEEIRNQLKPDEQFTLTLDSEQSQFTRFNHAKVRQTGSVNDGNLQLVLMHNQRSSYREFPFTGDFENDRRTAIQAIASLREEVAQLPENPYLVLPAGNNTSREVHTGQLLNPEAVVSALLPVVTDLDFTGIYAAGSVIRAYADSVGQKHWFATDSYSLDYSLFTPDGQAVKGTLAGSDWDSEAYQARIEESRSQLSRMAQPPKSIQRGQYRTYLAPAALAELASMLSWGGISESSHQQGGSCFSAMRRGEKKLSPKFTLKENFKSGLVPRFNELGEIAPLELSLIESGELINMLTSSRTAKEYGLEANGASEGEGLRSPEILPGDLDHDRILQALDTGLYLSNLHYLNWSDRPTGRITGMTRYACFWVENGEIVAPIENLRFDDSLYQFWGENLIALTNFQEFVPEVGTYGHRNLGGVHVPGMLVENFTYTL, from the coding sequence ATGCTGGAAAATAGCTTTAATCAACTGGTTGAGGAAATCCGCAATCAGTTAAAACCCGATGAACAATTCACGCTGACGCTGGATAGTGAACAAAGCCAATTCACGCGCTTTAATCATGCCAAAGTTCGCCAAACCGGAAGCGTCAACGATGGCAATCTGCAATTGGTATTGATGCACAATCAGCGCAGCAGTTATCGAGAGTTTCCGTTTACGGGCGATTTTGAAAACGATCGACGAACGGCAATCCAGGCGATCGCATCGCTGCGTGAAGAAGTGGCACAGCTGCCAGAAAATCCTTATCTAGTGCTCCCGGCTGGCAATAATACCAGTCGCGAAGTTCATACCGGTCAACTGCTCAATCCAGAAGCAGTCGTTTCAGCTTTGCTGCCTGTCGTAACCGATCTTGATTTCACAGGCATTTATGCAGCCGGATCGGTGATTCGTGCCTATGCCGATTCGGTGGGTCAAAAACACTGGTTTGCAACGGACTCGTATTCGCTCGATTACTCGCTGTTTACACCAGATGGGCAAGCCGTAAAAGGAACGCTTGCGGGATCAGATTGGGATAGTGAGGCGTATCAAGCGAGGATTGAAGAATCTCGATCGCAGTTAAGCCGCATGGCACAACCGCCGAAATCGATTCAACGGGGACAATATCGCACCTATCTTGCCCCTGCTGCGCTTGCAGAACTCGCCTCGATGCTGTCTTGGGGCGGCATTAGTGAGTCCTCCCATCAACAAGGCGGAAGCTGTTTTAGTGCGATGCGGCGCGGCGAGAAAAAGCTATCTCCCAAGTTCACGCTGAAAGAAAACTTCAAATCTGGCTTAGTGCCACGATTTAATGAACTGGGTGAAATTGCACCCTTGGAACTCTCGCTGATTGAATCGGGTGAGCTGATTAATATGCTCACTTCATCCAGAACCGCGAAAGAGTACGGACTAGAAGCGAATGGTGCATCTGAGGGCGAAGGACTACGATCGCCCGAAATTCTCCCTGGGGACTTAGACCACGATCGCATTCTTCAAGCTTTAGACACAGGGCTATACCTCTCCAATCTGCATTATCTTAACTGGAGCGATCGTCCCACGGGTCGAATTACCGGAATGACCCGATATGCCTGCTTTTGGGTGGAAAATGGCGAGATTGTTGCGCCGATCGAAAATCTCAGATTCGATGATAGTCTGTATCAGTTCTGGGGCGAGAACTTGATTGCGTTAACCAATTTCCAGGAGTTCGTTCCTGAAGTTGGAACCTATGGACATCGGAATTTAGGCGGGGTTCACGTTCCTGGTATGCTCGTGGAGAACTTCACTTATACGCTTTAA
- the topA gene encoding type I DNA topoisomerase — MPTLVIVESPTKARTIRNYLPRGYRVEASMGHVRDLPQSTSDVPDSITDKRVRELGVNIEAGFEPIYLIPKDKSKVVKTLKDALKEADELVLATDEDREGESISWHLLQLLKPKVPVKRMVFHEITEDAIKSAIDNCRDIDVRLVRAQETRRILDRLVGYTLSPLLWKKIAYGLSAGRVQSVAVRLLVNRERQRRAFRKGTYWDLKALLAVDAAPKQEFEAKLVTLAGRKIATGADFDESTGQIVAGRNVVLLSEEEARALQARLDGKVWTVSDLEERPVTRKPSPPFTTSTLQQEANRKLGLSARDTMRTAQSLYEQGYITYMRTDSVHLSQQAIAAARSCVEAMYGTDYLSPQPRQYTTKSKGAQEAHEAIRPAGSTFRTPRESGLRDRELKLYDLIWKRTVATQMAEARQTQVTAQIQVEDAGFRASGKRIDFPGFFRAYVEGSDDPNAAIENQEIILPPMRAGDHPKCNQLEAIGHETQPPARFTEASLVKTLESEGIGRPSTYASIIGTITDERKGYAQLVGNTLVPTFTAFAVVDLLEKHFPDIVDLRFTSKMEQTLDDIATGEVDWLPYLKQFYLGDQGLETQVKERDSNIDPKEARTIHLDDLETKIRISRTGAYIESENGNINLPKDMPPADLNPEQVEVLLKGPKVLGYHPESGEPIYVKLGPYGHYIQLGDKTDENPKPKNVSIPPKVKPEDVTLEMAVGLLSLPRTLGVHPETERKIQAAIGRFGPYIVHDLGKDEEGKPKKDYRSLKAGDDVTTITLDRALQLFAEPKAVRGKRGTATPIRELGAHPDDGEPVNIYNGPYGAYLKHGKVNASLPEGQTVEEITMDVAVQALAAKAGTKKTTKSKKTTTAKTTAKKTTAKSSTKTAARRSTTKAAAAKKSTGTSKRVKAND; from the coding sequence ATGCCAACTCTTGTCATTGTCGAATCTCCGACGAAAGCCCGCACCATTCGCAACTACTTGCCTCGCGGCTACCGCGTTGAGGCATCGATGGGACATGTGCGCGATCTCCCTCAATCCACGAGCGATGTCCCCGATTCGATTACCGATAAACGGGTGCGGGAACTCGGTGTCAATATTGAGGCAGGCTTTGAGCCAATTTATCTTATTCCAAAGGATAAATCGAAAGTCGTCAAGACCTTAAAAGATGCGCTGAAAGAGGCGGATGAATTAGTGCTGGCGACTGACGAAGATCGCGAGGGTGAAAGTATTAGCTGGCATTTGCTTCAGCTTCTCAAGCCGAAAGTGCCCGTCAAGCGCATGGTCTTTCACGAAATCACCGAAGACGCAATCAAGAGCGCGATCGATAACTGCCGCGATATTGATGTGAGATTAGTCCGCGCTCAGGAAACGCGCCGGATTCTCGATCGCTTGGTCGGCTACACGCTGTCGCCGCTGCTCTGGAAGAAGATTGCCTATGGTCTGTCAGCCGGTCGGGTGCAGTCGGTCGCGGTGCGGTTGCTAGTGAATCGGGAGCGTCAACGTCGCGCCTTCCGCAAAGGGACGTATTGGGATTTAAAAGCGCTGCTGGCAGTGGATGCCGCTCCGAAACAAGAATTTGAAGCGAAGCTCGTTACCTTAGCGGGACGCAAAATTGCGACGGGTGCGGATTTCGATGAATCGACCGGACAAATTGTCGCAGGTCGAAACGTCGTATTGTTGAGCGAAGAAGAAGCAAGAGCCTTACAAGCCCGATTAGACGGCAAAGTGTGGACGGTTTCGGATTTAGAAGAACGTCCCGTCACGCGGAAACCTTCGCCTCCGTTTACGACTTCGACGCTGCAACAAGAAGCGAACCGTAAATTAGGCTTATCGGCGCGGGATACGATGCGGACGGCGCAGAGCCTGTACGAGCAAGGCTACATTACTTATATGCGGACGGACTCGGTGCATTTATCGCAGCAAGCGATCGCAGCCGCCCGCAGTTGTGTTGAAGCAATGTACGGAACCGATTACCTCAGTCCCCAACCGCGCCAATACACCACTAAGAGCAAAGGCGCACAGGAGGCACACGAAGCGATTCGTCCTGCGGGAAGTACCTTCCGCACTCCGAGAGAAAGTGGGCTAAGGGATCGCGAATTAAAACTGTACGACTTGATTTGGAAGCGAACCGTTGCGACTCAGATGGCAGAAGCACGTCAAACTCAAGTAACGGCACAGATTCAGGTTGAAGATGCCGGATTTAGAGCGAGCGGTAAGCGGATTGATTTTCCAGGATTCTTCCGGGCGTATGTGGAGGGATCAGACGATCCGAATGCTGCGATCGAGAACCAAGAAATCATCCTGCCGCCGATGCGGGCGGGCGATCATCCCAAGTGCAATCAGTTAGAAGCGATCGGGCATGAAACCCAACCGCCTGCCCGTTTTACCGAAGCTTCTTTAGTCAAAACGCTAGAAAGTGAAGGCATCGGACGACCTTCGACCTACGCCAGCATCATCGGTACGATCACCGATGAACGTAAAGGCTATGCTCAACTGGTCGGAAATACTCTCGTTCCAACCTTTACAGCGTTTGCGGTCGTAGATTTGCTCGAAAAGCATTTCCCGGACATTGTAGACCTGCGGTTTACGTCCAAGATGGAGCAAACCTTAGATGACATTGCTACAGGTGAAGTCGATTGGCTGCCGTACTTGAAGCAGTTTTATCTTGGGGATCAAGGGCTTGAAACTCAGGTCAAAGAGCGCGACAGTAACATTGATCCCAAAGAAGCACGAACGATTCATCTTGACGATCTAGAAACAAAAATTCGGATTAGCCGCACCGGAGCCTACATCGAATCCGAGAACGGCAACATCAATTTGCCGAAAGATATGCCACCTGCGGATCTCAACCCCGAACAGGTCGAGGTCTTGCTAAAAGGCCCGAAAGTGCTAGGGTATCATCCCGAATCTGGAGAGCCAATTTACGTCAAGCTTGGGCCTTATGGTCATTACATTCAGCTTGGCGACAAAACCGACGAGAATCCGAAACCTAAGAACGTTTCGATTCCGCCAAAAGTGAAGCCCGAAGACGTAACGCTAGAGATGGCAGTCGGATTGCTGTCTTTGCCGAGAACGCTGGGGGTTCACCCAGAAACGGAACGGAAAATTCAAGCCGCGATCGGTCGTTTTGGTCCCTACATCGTGCATGATTTGGGCAAAGACGAAGAAGGTAAACCGAAAAAAGATTATCGCTCGCTCAAAGCCGGCGATGATGTGACGACGATTACGCTCGATCGAGCTTTACAACTGTTTGCAGAACCAAAAGCCGTTCGCGGCAAACGTGGTACTGCTACGCCAATTCGAGAGTTAGGCGCGCACCCCGACGATGGAGAACCCGTCAACATCTATAACGGCCCGTATGGCGCTTATCTCAAACACGGCAAGGTGAACGCTTCACTACCTGAAGGTCAGACGGTTGAGGAGATCACGATGGATGTAGCGGTTCAAGCGTTAGCGGCAAAAGCTGGAACGAAGAAAACTACCAAGTCGAAGAAGACCACGACCGCGAAAACCACTGCGAAAAAAACGACGGCTAAGAGTTCGACGAAAACCGCGGCAAGGCGATCGACGACGAAAGCAGCAGCGGCGAAAAAATCGACAGGCACAAGCAAGCGCGTTAAGGCAAATGACTAA
- a CDS encoding NAD(P)H-quinone oxidoreductase subunit N, whose amino-acid sequence MDFASLVAQLNAGTILPEVIVITTIMVVIVGDLIVGRQNSSKWTPYFAIGGLLTAVGSLFTLWDSPTPIGFLGEFNSDDLSIVLRGIVALSAAVTILMSVRYVEQSGTALAEFLTILLTATLGGMFLCGSDELVSVYVSLETLSISSYLLTGYTKRDPRSNEAALKYLLIGASSSAIFLYGASLLYGLSGGETQLSAIAQKISVAGLDQSIGLVIALVFAIAGIAFKIAAVPFHQWTPDVYEGSPTPVVAFLSVGSKAAGFGLAIRLLVTAFPQVTDQWHLVMTTLAILSMVLGNVVALAQTSMKRLLAYSSIGQAGFVMIGLVIGSDAGYASMLFYLMIYLFMNLGAFTCIILFSLRTGTDQISEYSGLYQKDPLLTLALSVCLLSLGGIPPLAGFFGKLYLFWAGWQAGAYLLVILGLVTSVISIYYYIRVVKMMVVKEPQEMSEVVKNYPPIVWNLPGLRPLQIGLILTLIATSIAGILSNPLFTLANDSVVKSPLLQQAEVKSQPIAAQPRQETAELPQAKIRG is encoded by the coding sequence ATGGATTTTGCTTCTCTCGTGGCTCAGCTCAACGCTGGGACGATCCTTCCAGAAGTGATCGTGATCACTACCATCATGGTCGTCATTGTGGGCGACTTAATTGTAGGGCGACAAAATTCCTCAAAATGGACACCCTATTTTGCGATCGGCGGGCTGCTGACGGCGGTAGGGTCATTGTTCACGCTTTGGGATAGCCCCACCCCGATCGGGTTTCTGGGTGAATTTAATAGCGATGACTTGAGCATCGTGCTTCGGGGGATCGTTGCGCTCTCGGCAGCCGTCACGATTCTGATGTCAGTGCGCTATGTCGAGCAGTCGGGAACTGCACTGGCTGAATTCCTCACGATTCTGCTTACGGCTACGCTAGGCGGAATGTTCCTCTGTGGTTCGGATGAATTGGTTTCGGTGTATGTCTCGCTAGAAACGCTCAGTATCTCGTCTTATTTATTGACGGGCTACACCAAACGCGATCCGCGATCGAACGAAGCCGCGCTGAAATATCTCTTGATCGGCGCATCGAGTTCGGCGATTTTTCTCTACGGGGCATCCCTGCTGTACGGGCTGTCGGGTGGTGAAACTCAACTCTCGGCGATCGCCCAAAAAATCTCAGTCGCAGGACTAGACCAGTCGATCGGGCTGGTGATTGCGCTGGTGTTTGCGATCGCGGGCATTGCCTTTAAGATTGCAGCCGTTCCATTCCACCAGTGGACACCGGATGTATATGAGGGTTCGCCAACTCCGGTGGTTGCGTTCCTGTCAGTCGGGTCAAAAGCGGCTGGATTCGGTTTGGCGATTCGCTTGCTGGTGACGGCGTTCCCCCAAGTCACGGATCAGTGGCATTTGGTGATGACGACGCTAGCGATTTTGAGCATGGTGCTTGGAAACGTGGTCGCTCTGGCGCAAACCAGCATGAAGCGACTGCTGGCGTATTCGTCGATCGGTCAAGCAGGCTTTGTGATGATCGGGTTAGTCATCGGCTCAGATGCTGGTTATGCCAGTATGCTGTTCTATCTGATGATTTATCTGTTCATGAACTTGGGTGCGTTCACCTGCATCATCTTGTTCTCGCTACGGACTGGAACCGACCAAATCAGCGAATATTCGGGCTTGTATCAGAAAGACCCGCTGCTGACTTTGGCGTTGAGCGTGTGTCTGCTTTCGCTCGGTGGCATTCCTCCCTTGGCAGGCTTCTTCGGAAAGCTGTATTTATTCTGGGCAGGTTGGCAAGCAGGCGCTTATTTGCTGGTGATTCTCGGCTTGGTGACGAGCGTGATCTCGATTTACTACTACATCCGAGTGGTGAAGATGATGGTCGTGAAAGAGCCGCAGGAAATGTCGGAAGTGGTCAAAAACTATCCGCCGATCGTCTGGAATCTGCCTGGGCTGCGTCCGCTGCAAATCGGTTTGATTCTGACCCTGATTGCGACTTCGATCGCTGGGATTCTCTCGAATCCTCTGTTTACGCTGGCAAATGATTCGGTAGTAAAATCACCGCTCTTGCAGCAAGCAGAAGTGAAGAGCCAACCGATCGCGGCACAGCCCCGTCAAGAGACGGCTGAACTACCTCAAGCTAAAATTCGCGGCTAG
- a CDS encoding YihY/virulence factor BrkB family protein has protein sequence MLKRLSGLALITRFFRFLKYLNFKTVAVIIRRAAQHRLPGLSAEIAYNAIFALFPAALAVLSAIGLFEISEANFRTLTNQLNQVIPEQAVTLIRGSLKYLQARSNQGLFSLSFLAAIWVSSSVTGSTMAALDQIYRIPRKRVRPFWQAKLVALALALGTVLLLVAALLIVVISDVAVQIVAFNSGGFAQSVFHLWHHLSLPIALMILALALSFIYRFGTSQWRHGTPILPGAILAALLWAMLSGLLRFYVAQVGNFSQVYGAIGAVIVLLLWLYLSAFVMLLGGLVNAVVGEAMQKKSEYDRR, from the coding sequence ATGCTGAAACGCCTGTCCGGTTTAGCTCTGATTACCCGCTTTTTTCGATTCCTCAAGTACCTCAACTTCAAAACGGTGGCAGTTATCATTCGGCGGGCTGCCCAACATCGCTTACCCGGACTCTCGGCTGAAATTGCCTACAATGCAATTTTTGCACTGTTTCCAGCAGCACTCGCTGTCTTGAGCGCGATCGGGCTGTTCGAGATTTCCGAAGCCAATTTCCGCACCCTAACCAACCAACTGAATCAAGTCATCCCCGAACAAGCAGTCACCCTTATTCGGGGATCACTGAAATATCTACAAGCAAGAAGCAACCAGGGATTATTTTCGCTCAGTTTCTTAGCAGCAATCTGGGTGTCTTCGAGCGTGACAGGCTCAACAATGGCAGCTTTAGATCAAATCTATCGGATTCCGCGTAAACGAGTTCGACCGTTTTGGCAGGCGAAATTGGTCGCGCTCGCTTTAGCACTGGGAACGGTTTTGCTGCTGGTGGCTGCGCTGCTAATTGTCGTGATCAGCGATGTTGCGGTTCAGATTGTCGCCTTTAACAGTGGAGGGTTTGCCCAGAGTGTGTTTCACCTCTGGCATCATCTGAGTCTACCGATCGCACTGATGATTCTGGCGTTAGCGCTGAGCTTTATTTATCGGTTTGGTACGAGTCAGTGGCGGCATGGAACACCCATTCTGCCAGGAGCAATTCTAGCCGCGTTACTCTGGGCAATGCTATCTGGATTACTGCGGTTTTATGTGGCTCAAGTTGGGAATTTCAGCCAGGTGTATGGCGCGATCGGGGCTGTGATTGTTTTGCTGTTGTGGCTTTACCTCAGCGCGTTTGTGATGTTGTTAGGTGGTTTAGTCAATGCTGTAGTTGGAGAAGCCATGCAGAAAAAATCAGAGTACGATCGCCGATGA